One stretch of Alphaproteobacteria bacterium DNA includes these proteins:
- a CDS encoding ribosome maturation factor RimP, whose protein sequence is MTLEETLKALVLPILDENGFHLVRLKFMSSSRTLQIMIENEKGEGPTVDECKKISREVATLLDVEDVISGAYYLEVSSPGIDRPLVKLTDFAKYVGFEIKVELLDPIDGQKKFKGMLEKVDGDVLFIEDSGKKVSFSFSDIYEAKLVMNDHLLKFFKEKHKAEQALKDASDHSDITD, encoded by the coding sequence ATGACACTAGAAGAAACACTAAAAGCATTGGTTTTACCCATACTGGATGAAAATGGCTTTCATCTTGTACGCCTTAAATTTATGAGTTCATCACGGACTCTCCAGATCATGATTGAGAATGAGAAGGGTGAGGGGCCAACAGTTGATGAATGCAAAAAGATCAGTCGTGAAGTGGCGACGCTTCTTGATGTAGAAGATGTTATTTCTGGTGCTTATTATCTTGAAGTGAGCTCGCCGGGGATTGATAGGCCATTGGTGAAATTAACAGATTTTGCTAAATATGTTGGCTTTGAAATCAAAGTAGAACTGCTTGATCCGATTGATGGACAAAAGAAATTTAAAGGCATGCTTGAAAAAGTAGATGGAGACGTTCTTTTTATCGAAGATTCTGGTAAAAAGGTATCATTCTCTTTTTCAGACATTTATGAAGCAAAACTCGTGATGAATGATCATCTACTAAAGTTTTTCAAAGAAAAACATAAGGCGGAGCAGGCATTAAAAGATGCAAGCGATCATTCAGATATTACAGATTAA
- the nusA gene encoding transcription termination/antitermination protein NusA → MELLQVVDSVSREKKIDREEIIGAMEEAIRKAGRSKYGYEYDIRAHIDRKSGDVSLFRFREVVEEIENPATQMLLNEAKAIQPNVEVGEFIKDELPPIEFGRVAAQTARQVIIQKVRDAERQRQFNEFETRVGEIINGVVKRVEYGNVTLDVGGAEAIIRRDELIPREQFKLGDRVRAYIKEVRRELKGPQIFLSRTDPMFMVKLFTQEVPEIYDNVIEIKSVARDPGSRAKISVFSSDPSLDPVGACVGLRGNRVQAVVNELQGEKIDIVPYSEDTAAFVVNALAPADVTKIIVNEKNDKLEVVVPDDQLSLAIGRRGQNVRLASILTGWSIDILTESQESEKRQEEFKEKSELFKEALDVDDVIAHLLVTEGFEDIEDVAYIDTSELSTIEGFDESIAAELKNRAETFIEKRQKEIEKKFKSLKVQEDLINFEGLTQEMVVKLAENGVKSLDDLADLAGDELSDIIGSSKMPLNKADDLIMKARAHWFADEEQAESSDEQA, encoded by the coding sequence ATGGAACTCTTACAAGTTGTTGACAGCGTCTCACGCGAAAAAAAGATTGATAGAGAAGAAATTATTGGAGCCATGGAAGAGGCGATCCGCAAAGCCGGTCGTTCTAAATATGGTTATGAATATGATATTAGAGCTCATATTGACCGCAAATCAGGTGACGTGAGTCTTTTCCGCTTCCGTGAAGTTGTTGAAGAGATTGAAAATCCAGCAACACAAATGCTGCTGAATGAAGCAAAAGCAATTCAGCCAAATGTTGAAGTGGGTGAATTTATTAAAGACGAATTGCCTCCGATTGAGTTTGGTCGTGTTGCTGCACAAACTGCACGTCAGGTGATCATTCAAAAAGTACGCGATGCTGAAAGACAGCGTCAGTTTAATGAATTTGAAACAAGAGTTGGTGAAATCATCAACGGTGTTGTTAAACGTGTTGAATATGGAAACGTAACGCTTGATGTTGGCGGTGCTGAAGCTATTATTCGTCGTGATGAGCTGATTCCAAGGGAACAGTTTAAGTTGGGCGATCGTGTCAGAGCTTACATTAAAGAAGTGCGTCGTGAGTTAAAGGGTCCACAGATCTTTTTGTCAAGAACAGATCCTATGTTCATGGTCAAACTCTTTACGCAAGAAGTGCCGGAGATTTATGACAATGTAATTGAAATTAAATCAGTTGCGCGTGATCCAGGTAGCCGTGCGAAGATTTCTGTATTCTCATCAGATCCATCACTTGATCCGGTTGGGGCATGTGTTGGTCTTCGTGGAAATAGGGTTCAGGCTGTTGTGAATGAGCTTCAGGGTGAAAAAATTGATATTGTTCCTTATTCTGAAGATACAGCTGCATTTGTTGTGAACGCATTGGCGCCAGCAGATGTGACAAAAATCATTGTGAATGAGAAAAATGACAAGCTTGAGGTTGTTGTGCCGGATGATCAATTGTCTCTTGCGATTGGACGTCGTGGTCAGAATGTAAGACTTGCCTCAATATTGACAGGTTGGAGCATCGATATTCTAACAGAATCACAAGAGTCTGAAAAAAGACAAGAAGAATTCAAAGAAAAATCTGAACTCTTTAAAGAGGCTTTGGATGTGGATGATGTGATTGCGCATCTTCTTGTGACAGAAGGTTTTGAAGATATTGAAGATGTTGCTTATATCGATACATCTGAACTTTCAACGATTGAAGGATTTGATGAAAGCATTGCAGCTGAATTGAAAAATCGTGCTGAAACATTCATTGAGAAGCGTCAAAAAGAAATTGAAAAGAAATTCAAATCTCTGAAAGTTCAAGAAGATCTCATCAATTTTGAAGGCCTGACACAGGAAATGGTCGTAAAATTGGCTGAAAATGGTGTGAAGTCGCTGGATGATCTTGCTGATCTCGCTGGTGATGAATTGTCTGATATTATTGGCTCATCTAAAATGCCACTTAACAAAGCTGATGATTTGATTATGAAAGCCCGCGCCCATTGGTTTGCTGACGAAGAGCAAGCTGAATCATCAGACGAACAGGCTTAA
- a CDS encoding DUF448 domain-containing protein encodes MGDIVNDQIRQTDKAKQGLKTCIVSRKLLPREEMFRFVLSPENQLIFDLDEELPGKGVWLEASRDSFDKALKSKAFDKAVKGRPLLDFVSHEHIVNRFKLKCLSFLGFAQKKGDVIHGFEKIESYLKLLSDPKKAKKDSGFTGLLLYADESGVNLDKLQAKARAMGIAEIEGLSVLELSKAIGRDDVVYLYMKGSPLSEKILFLYRKLHKYNGLKNETHKQNNYYENSSFVVKQY; translated from the coding sequence TTGGGTGATATTGTAAACGATCAGATTCGTCAAACAGACAAAGCGAAGCAAGGTTTAAAAACCTGTATCGTGAGCCGGAAGTTACTGCCGCGCGAGGAGATGTTTCGCTTTGTTTTATCACCTGAGAATCAATTGATCTTTGATTTAGATGAAGAATTGCCAGGTAAAGGCGTATGGCTTGAAGCAAGTCGTGATTCTTTTGATAAGGCTCTGAAATCAAAAGCTTTTGATAAGGCAGTAAAGGGCAGGCCTCTTTTAGACTTTGTATCGCATGAGCATATTGTGAATCGGTTTAAGCTTAAGTGCCTTTCGTTTTTGGGTTTTGCTCAAAAAAAGGGTGATGTCATTCATGGGTTTGAGAAGATAGAGTCTTACTTGAAGCTTTTATCTGATCCCAAAAAAGCGAAGAAAGATTCCGGTTTTACTGGGCTTCTGCTTTATGCGGATGAGTCTGGGGTTAATCTTGACAAATTACAAGCCAAAGCCAGAGCTATGGGGATTGCTGAGATAGAAGGTCTTTCTGTTCTTGAGCTCTCAAAAGCAATTGGACGCGATGATGTTGTCTATCTTTATATGAAGGGATCACCTTTGTCAGAGAAAATTTTATTTTTATATCGGAAGTTGCATAAATATAACGGTTTGAAAAATGAGACACATAAACAAAATAATTACTATGAAAATTCGTCATTTGTGGTAAAACAGTATTAA
- the infB gene encoding translation initiation factor IF-2, whose amino-acid sequence MTSDKKANSNTTLSLSSSTLGLKNDGDAAQKAARGGSFNPSKKSVSIEIKKKRTIDRPGSSAKGGSVGNRREDAQRLDMERDARAKALLSSRASEGAENAKINVQALLKNAQAEEKSKQAAEQEEREQMLAEREEKKRLSQEAARVPAKPLKTVDKTSLRQDEMKERDEINEQLKEQQQRRPASPTTQSNTADSSAVRTKSFGEQQAVSTREHTPSPFKKGVDHKRFIEDEEETEKSKALKALARRAEEKRQTHKLNVSKVLSGYSEDEEGRFGSGNRRFKKKKMKHEEIEKVKIIRDVILPEFITVQDLANRMAERSADVIKSLMKLGIMVTINQVIDADTAELVASEFGHKIQRVADSDVEIGIRESTDESSDKMIPRPPVVTIMGHVDHGKTSLLDALRSTDVAAKEAGGITQHIGAYQIQLKDKSRITFIDTPGHAAFTEMRARGANVTDIVVLVVAADDSIMPQTIEAINHAKAANVPIIIAINKCDLPTANPNKVKQDLLQHEIVVEDMGGEYLTVEVSAKSKMGLDKLEEIILLQAEIQDLRANPNQKAQGVVVESKLEQGRGSVATILVQKGTLCVGDIFIAGSEWGRVRALINDRGQQIKEAMPSLPVEIFGLTGTPSAGDDFIVVENETKAKEIAAYRQRKIKLSQEQVYSKSRLEEMFNKIKSDEMKELPVILKSDVHGSLEAIAFALTKITGEEHMVRVKIIHTSVGAITEADMTLAKASNAIMIGFNVRANPQARELAKKDHIEIKYYSIIYDIIDDMKGMLSGMLAPKRKETFTGYAEIRQVFNITKIGKVGGCMVTNGIIRRGAGVRLLRDDVVIHEGKLKTLKRFKDEVKEAREGFECGMAFENYEDIKVGDVIEAFEVEHIQQSL is encoded by the coding sequence ATGACATCCGATAAAAAAGCGAATTCAAATACGACATTAAGTCTTTCATCTTCAACATTGGGTTTGAAGAATGATGGTGATGCTGCACAAAAAGCTGCAAGAGGAGGGTCATTCAATCCTTCTAAAAAGTCAGTTTCCATTGAAATCAAAAAGAAACGGACGATTGATCGTCCTGGTTCATCTGCAAAAGGTGGCTCAGTTGGAAATCGCAGGGAAGATGCGCAGCGCTTAGATATGGAGCGCGATGCACGTGCAAAAGCATTGCTTTCATCAAGAGCGAGTGAGGGTGCTGAGAATGCAAAAATCAATGTACAGGCTCTTTTAAAGAACGCACAGGCAGAAGAAAAATCGAAACAGGCAGCTGAACAAGAAGAGCGTGAACAGATGCTCGCTGAGCGTGAGGAGAAGAAACGACTGAGTCAAGAAGCAGCTAGAGTGCCTGCAAAGCCATTAAAAACTGTTGATAAAACATCGTTGCGTCAAGACGAAATGAAAGAGCGCGATGAAATTAATGAGCAGCTCAAAGAGCAACAGCAAAGAAGACCGGCTTCACCAACGACACAAAGCAATACAGCTGATTCATCAGCTGTGCGTACCAAAAGTTTTGGAGAGCAGCAAGCTGTTTCAACGCGTGAACATACTCCATCACCCTTTAAAAAAGGTGTTGATCATAAGCGTTTCATTGAAGACGAAGAAGAAACAGAAAAAAGCAAAGCTCTTAAAGCGTTGGCTCGCAGAGCTGAAGAGAAGCGTCAAACACATAAATTGAATGTGTCTAAAGTTCTCAGCGGTTATTCTGAAGACGAAGAAGGCAGGTTTGGGTCAGGTAATCGTCGTTTCAAAAAGAAAAAAATGAAACACGAGGAAATTGAAAAGGTTAAAATCATTCGTGATGTGATTCTGCCAGAATTTATTACGGTGCAAGATCTTGCAAACCGTATGGCAGAACGCAGTGCTGATGTGATTAAATCCCTCATGAAGCTTGGCATTATGGTAACAATCAATCAGGTCATTGATGCGGATACAGCAGAATTGGTTGCTTCTGAATTTGGCCATAAGATTCAAAGAGTTGCTGATTCAGACGTTGAGATCGGTATCAGAGAATCCACTGATGAGAGCTCAGATAAGATGATTCCTCGTCCACCTGTGGTAACGATTATGGGCCACGTCGATCATGGTAAAACATCCTTGCTTGATGCTTTACGTTCAACAGACGTTGCAGCGAAAGAAGCTGGTGGAATCACACAGCATATTGGTGCTTACCAGATTCAACTGAAAGACAAAAGCCGTATTACCTTTATTGACACGCCTGGCCACGCAGCCTTTACTGAGATGCGTGCACGTGGTGCGAATGTGACAGATATTGTTGTGTTGGTTGTTGCAGCAGATGACTCGATCATGCCACAAACGATCGAGGCGATTAACCATGCAAAAGCAGCGAATGTGCCAATTATCATTGCAATCAACAAGTGCGATTTACCAACAGCTAATCCAAATAAGGTGAAGCAAGATCTTTTACAACATGAAATTGTTGTGGAAGATATGGGTGGTGAGTATCTGACTGTTGAAGTTTCAGCCAAATCGAAAATGGGTCTTGATAAGCTTGAGGAAATTATTTTGCTCCAGGCTGAAATTCAAGATTTAAGAGCAAACCCAAATCAAAAAGCACAGGGTGTGGTGGTTGAATCTAAGTTGGAGCAGGGCAGAGGTTCTGTTGCAACGATTCTGGTTCAAAAAGGAACCTTGTGTGTTGGTGATATCTTTATTGCGGGTTCTGAATGGGGTCGTGTTCGTGCGCTCATCAATGACCGTGGTCAGCAAATTAAAGAAGCAATGCCGTCATTACCAGTCGAGATTTTTGGTCTGACAGGAACGCCAAGTGCGGGTGATGATTTCATCGTTGTTGAAAATGAAACAAAGGCAAAAGAAATTGCAGCCTACCGTCAGCGTAAGATTAAATTGTCTCAAGAGCAGGTCTATTCAAAATCACGTCTTGAAGAAATGTTCAATAAAATCAAGTCTGATGAGATGAAAGAATTGCCTGTGATTCTGAAGAGTGACGTTCATGGTTCTCTTGAAGCGATTGCTTTTGCGCTCACAAAAATTACGGGCGAAGAGCATATGGTGCGTGTGAAGATCATTCATACATCCGTTGGTGCGATTACGGAAGCGGATATGACATTGGCAAAAGCATCAAATGCAATTATGATTGGCTTTAACGTTCGTGCAAATCCGCAAGCGCGTGAACTCGCTAAAAAAGATCATATTGAGATTAAATACTACTCAATCATCTACGATATTATTGATGATATGAAGGGTATGCTCTCTGGAATGCTTGCGCCAAAACGCAAAGAGACCTTTACGGGCTATGCTGAAATTCGTCAGGTGTTTAACATTACCAAGATTGGTAA